The following are from one region of the Petrotoga mobilis SJ95 genome:
- a CDS encoding phosphate signaling complex PhoU family protein, with amino-acid sequence MFKKENVSQINSISLNRLTRYLNNVLRMGRIVQEMHYKFGDAYLERNDKLAKEIINQDDRLDFIEASLNYESVILLSSGNYTGIYLKACFMSSKLVQIFENMGDICEKNAKLIIEILKTPSTVNATNFEDSLELTKENLSLVLSSLSDLINIKAAKLMTDQVKESFFEKAKKSCILNEEVKGLIEAYKSYLYKSKESIKSASLHIEVLNNLANFSDFITNISENIIWALTGELYKCRNNDLELFYFLGEENP; translated from the coding sequence TTGTTCAAAAAAGAGAATGTCAGCCAAATCAACAGCATCAGTTTAAATCGATTGACACGATATTTGAATAATGTCTTGAGAATGGGTAGAATAGTTCAAGAAATGCACTATAAATTTGGGGATGCTTATCTCGAAAGAAACGATAAATTAGCAAAAGAAATAATAAATCAAGACGACAGATTAGATTTCATCGAAGCAAGCCTAAATTATGAAAGCGTTATCTTATTGTCCTCTGGTAATTACACAGGCATTTACTTAAAAGCTTGTTTCATGAGCTCAAAATTAGTCCAAATATTTGAAAACATGGGAGACATATGCGAAAAAAATGCCAAATTGATAATTGAAATACTCAAAACCCCTTCTACTGTAAACGCTACAAATTTTGAAGACAGTTTGGAATTAACCAAAGAGAACCTTTCACTTGTTTTATCCTCACTATCAGATTTGATCAATATCAAAGCCGCCAAATTGATGACAGATCAGGTAAAAGAAAGTTTTTTTGAAAAAGCCAAGAAAAGTTGTATTCTCAACGAAGAAGTGAAAGGACTGATCGAAGCCTACAAATCGTACTTGTACAAGTCCAAAGAATCTATTAAATCCGCTTCTCTTCATATAGAAGTCTTAAACAATTTAGCAAACTTTTCAGATTTTATCACAAACATCTCTGAAAATATCATTTGGGCGTTGACAGGAGAACTGTACAAATGTAGAAATAACGATTTAGAACTCTTCTATTTCTTGGGAGAAGAAAACCCATGA
- a CDS encoding uracil-DNA glycosylase, with product MFLYGNEEKQKNIEMIAKRIEVCEKCPLNLTRTNTVPGSGNVDSPIMFVGEGPGADEDALGEPFVGRAGQLLEKMLKEYAKLERNDVFITNIVKCRPPQNRVPTQEEVKSCQSYLDGQIIVIKPKIIVTLGNTPLYYFTGESKITQSRGRFFNWYGDIKIFPTFHPSYLLRNQSSTKGSPKWYAYLDMRIIGIMYRALKQGKDVEEVTKTVEEKIKSLENAGGSQT from the coding sequence ATGTTCCTATACGGCAACGAGGAAAAACAAAAGAATATCGAAATGATCGCCAAAAGGATAGAGGTATGTGAAAAGTGTCCCTTGAATCTTACAAGAACTAATACTGTGCCAGGTTCCGGAAACGTTGATTCACCAATAATGTTTGTAGGTGAAGGTCCTGGTGCAGATGAAGACGCTTTGGGAGAGCCTTTCGTTGGAAGAGCGGGACAACTTTTAGAAAAGATGCTCAAAGAGTATGCAAAATTGGAAAGAAACGATGTCTTCATCACAAACATAGTTAAATGTCGTCCTCCTCAAAATAGGGTTCCCACACAAGAAGAGGTTAAAAGTTGTCAATCCTATCTTGATGGGCAAATAATTGTTATCAAACCAAAAATAATCGTAACCCTTGGCAATACACCGCTGTATTATTTTACGGGTGAATCTAAGATAACTCAATCGCGTGGACGTTTCTTCAACTGGTATGGAGACATTAAAATCTTTCCAACTTTTCATCCAAGTTACCTCTTAAGAAACCAAAGTTCTACTAAAGGATCTCCAAAATGGTACGCATACCTGGATATGAGGATAATCGGGATCATGTACAGAGCATTAAAACAAGGTAAGGATGTTGAAGAGGTTACTAAAACGGTTGAAGAGAAGATCAAAAGCCTCGAAAATGCTGGAGGGAGTCAAACTTGA
- a CDS encoding LptF/LptG family permease, whose amino-acid sequence MKKLFKYVSKEFIPPFFMGLIAFIVFVSLELLYQLSEIIVRNNVGFSKLLILIWYHLPYFISMGIPVGVLFGIFWVISKLSSANEIIALQTLGIPMKKLIIPFMTISLLLSFFTFALFNTIVPVSNYKAKEAMALYVYQRPQAQIEENQFVDVGDGRYLFVKQIDRESGILYDVLLYEVKNDYTAVFNAQQAQKGPDGWYMKNGRMFRTNEDGFLDLDITFDQLQLDIQEDVEEFLNFSKSANEMTSKELKEKITTFSKLGLDVSGLIVSYQSKFANSLAPLVICILGIALSLFLNLTSKSWSVITTFVLVIIYQGSGAWLSALGKEHIINPTISVWIPNIIFGIIGTFLFLMLDTRVSYKLLEPLKRIFSVILFILVGSSFFSAPVNITSEDFYLKDDLLFLEGNVYVEYEGSTIKADSAQGELNEDGTIKAATFFGDITYLYEDISIQASEITVNFEEDSAVFVNSYTIQKYKAEKEIEVRIWSESMEKPMQENIIETNQTKLTTCEDCITYYFSARKVDIFPGYFLIARDVVLSFFGVPVLYLPFYFQSLSEDEEEPMSLTFGYDNNEFSLLTEINYKFENGSKVHLSYNTANDLITQETDQEVTLKYGVPFLYGSLYLSTGLNSPDTNDNNLGVSYQFFEDNEVSEIAKLELKVQPATKEKSLSLNIPKLETNLGDLKNIHSHIYWDSKGFDDILFLNVESQAFQKKYGRSLISLSKLKLNSHSYGDISNLSMDQIWDTKESEIDIEGKYNFYETFARMYGDFDYAYTTVATETTKNRLETKNTFSYKDTLYEIDRNNFDLKFNMEDSIHFNYNNDFIPGEEYSSGKTLFDYSLEPGLEIDLGVFEFGNSLEYVKVLENSLTPSATDELNYNDYVGYSFSLFEKNFTNSAKLNRSFDLRNAENSPDLQEMELQTQTNINLLNTKNTLQTQTKFDTTDPNTIQPDTTNIKLTNVIGPLTHRSEFDYGHQEEIKVDYIENREILRYNRNRLQLDYRYYIHEQTFTKKIPEVLTYFLFYYEGNKIYGDFDMKEEYTVYDLDLNFLEKSSNYSFGIDTTYRISESLETGFDINNRDKSEFAKINFDYNIEDQSWDFTEFEIQKKIVCWTLNVQTKFSLLPQFDLASFRISFFINYIPDKNISYGDDGFEFGLM is encoded by the coding sequence ATGAAGAAGCTCTTCAAATACGTTTCAAAAGAATTCATACCGCCATTTTTTATGGGCTTAATTGCTTTTATAGTCTTTGTGAGCTTGGAGTTACTTTACCAACTATCTGAAATAATCGTTAGAAACAATGTGGGATTTTCAAAACTACTGATATTGATTTGGTATCACCTACCATATTTTATCTCCATGGGCATTCCTGTGGGAGTGCTTTTTGGTATATTTTGGGTTATTTCAAAACTCTCCTCTGCAAACGAAATAATTGCTCTACAAACGTTGGGAATACCGATGAAAAAATTAATCATACCTTTCATGACGATTTCTCTCTTGTTATCTTTTTTCACATTTGCACTCTTCAACACCATCGTACCCGTATCAAACTACAAGGCAAAAGAAGCTATGGCATTGTACGTCTATCAAAGGCCTCAAGCACAGATCGAAGAAAACCAATTTGTGGATGTTGGTGATGGAAGATACCTCTTTGTAAAACAGATAGATAGAGAAAGTGGAATTTTATACGACGTGCTCTTATACGAGGTTAAAAATGATTACACCGCTGTTTTTAACGCTCAACAAGCTCAAAAAGGTCCTGACGGTTGGTACATGAAAAACGGAAGGATGTTCAGAACCAACGAAGATGGATTTCTCGACTTAGACATAACTTTTGATCAATTGCAACTCGATATTCAAGAAGATGTCGAAGAATTTCTGAACTTCTCTAAAAGTGCTAATGAAATGACCTCAAAGGAACTAAAAGAAAAAATAACTACTTTTTCCAAACTTGGTTTGGATGTCTCCGGTCTAATAGTTTCTTACCAGTCAAAATTTGCTAACTCGTTGGCTCCCTTAGTAATTTGTATTTTAGGAATTGCCTTGTCCTTGTTTTTAAATTTAACAAGTAAATCTTGGAGTGTAATTACGACTTTTGTGCTGGTAATAATTTATCAAGGTTCTGGCGCTTGGTTGTCTGCTTTGGGAAAAGAGCATATAATAAATCCAACGATATCCGTTTGGATCCCCAACATAATATTTGGTATTATTGGTACTTTTCTATTCTTAATGCTGGATACAAGAGTATCTTACAAACTTCTCGAGCCTTTGAAAAGAATTTTCTCTGTAATATTGTTTATTCTTGTTGGTTCTTCCTTTTTTTCTGCACCTGTAAATATAACGAGTGAAGATTTTTATTTGAAAGATGATCTGTTATTTTTAGAAGGTAACGTCTATGTAGAGTATGAAGGTTCCACGATAAAAGCCGATTCAGCTCAAGGTGAATTAAACGAAGATGGAACGATTAAAGCAGCGACTTTCTTTGGAGATATAACTTATCTATATGAAGATATCTCTATACAAGCCTCAGAGATAACCGTAAACTTCGAGGAAGATTCCGCAGTCTTTGTAAATTCATATACCATACAAAAGTATAAGGCAGAGAAAGAAATAGAAGTCCGCATATGGTCTGAAAGCATGGAAAAGCCGATGCAAGAAAATATAATAGAAACAAACCAGACGAAATTAACAACATGCGAGGACTGTATAACTTATTACTTCTCAGCCAGGAAAGTCGACATATTTCCAGGATATTTTTTAATAGCCAGAGATGTGGTACTTAGTTTTTTCGGGGTCCCCGTTCTATACCTACCTTTCTATTTTCAAAGTTTATCAGAAGATGAAGAAGAACCCATGTCTCTCACGTTTGGATACGATAACAACGAATTTTCCCTACTAACAGAAATTAATTATAAGTTTGAAAACGGATCGAAAGTCCACTTATCTTACAACACGGCCAACGATCTAATCACACAAGAAACAGATCAAGAAGTGACACTAAAATACGGTGTCCCTTTTCTATATGGAAGCTTGTATCTATCTACAGGTCTGAATTCTCCAGATACCAACGATAACAACTTAGGAGTTTCTTACCAATTTTTCGAAGATAACGAAGTCAGTGAAATTGCAAAATTGGAGTTAAAAGTTCAACCAGCAACAAAAGAAAAATCCCTGTCGTTAAATATCCCAAAATTGGAAACGAATTTGGGAGACCTTAAAAACATACATTCACACATTTATTGGGATTCTAAGGGATTTGATGATATTCTATTTTTAAACGTTGAATCTCAAGCCTTTCAAAAGAAATATGGGAGATCTTTGATCTCTTTATCAAAGCTCAAGCTCAACTCTCATTCATATGGGGACATATCCAACCTTTCTATGGATCAGATATGGGATACGAAAGAAAGTGAAATAGATATTGAAGGAAAGTACAACTTCTATGAAACATTCGCCAGAATGTACGGCGATTTTGATTACGCTTACACCACCGTCGCAACAGAAACCACCAAAAATCGATTAGAAACTAAAAATACTTTCTCTTACAAAGATACCCTTTATGAGATTGATAGAAATAATTTTGATTTAAAATTCAACATGGAGGATTCAATTCACTTCAACTATAACAACGATTTTATACCCGGTGAAGAATACTCTTCTGGGAAAACGCTCTTTGATTACTCTTTAGAACCGGGCTTAGAAATTGATTTAGGTGTTTTCGAATTTGGTAACTCATTAGAATACGTAAAGGTCTTAGAAAACTCCCTCACTCCCTCTGCCACAGACGAATTGAATTACAACGATTACGTAGGGTATTCTTTCTCTCTTTTTGAAAAAAATTTTACGAACTCTGCAAAGTTAAACAGAAGTTTTGATCTAAGAAATGCTGAAAATTCCCCAGATTTGCAAGAAATGGAACTTCAAACTCAAACCAACATAAATCTATTAAACACTAAAAATACCTTACAAACACAGACCAAGTTTGATACTACTGATCCCAATACGATCCAGCCGGATACAACAAACATCAAACTAACCAACGTCATTGGCCCTTTAACCCATAGAAGTGAGTTTGATTATGGCCATCAAGAAGAGATTAAGGTAGATTATATTGAAAACAGAGAAATTTTGAGGTACAATAGAAATCGGCTACAATTGGATTATAGGTATTATATTCATGAACAAACATTCACCAAAAAGATCCCAGAGGTTTTAACGTATTTTCTTTTTTATTATGAAGGTAACAAAATTTACGGGGATTTTGACATGAAGGAAGAGTACACTGTCTACGACTTAGACCTAAATTTCTTGGAAAAAAGTTCAAATTACTCTTTTGGAATAGATACAACCTACCGCATTTCAGAGTCTCTTGAAACAGGCTTCGACATAAACAACAGGGATAAAAGCGAGTTTGCAAAAATAAACTTTGATTATAATATAGAGGATCAAAGCTGGGATTTCACAGAGTTTGAAATACAGAAAAAAATTGTGTGCTGGACGTTGAACGTACAGACTAAATTTTCCTTACTACCCCAGTTTGATTTAGCCTCGTTCAGAATATCTTTTTTTATCAATTATATACCCGATAAAAATATCTCATATGGTGATGATGGGTTTGAATTTGGATTAATGTGA
- a CDS encoding nicotinate phosphoribosyltransferase encodes MDLNDTNKRLHPKLFKVPIDKIRMGYYTDKYFTRYVEVLKKDKRKVNVTYQFFPRADCVVVGLDEALALLTYGTGYYKDEEKAKEIFDEILTIERAIQDASTRMDKEELLNCTNKKWDLRMLLNSLWVDKWDEIEVLALNDGDEAKSMEPVFVIEGNPVYFGYLETLLLGVMARASSTATAVKKVVNAAKGKPILFFSARFDHFWVQTTDGYAALKAGAFGVSTDANADYWGVESLGTIPHALIAAYNGNTSDAAIAFNKYVDGHVNRMVLVDWDNDVIGTTIKVAKDFYEHIYGEKPNIDRGDLSKIIGEGKDKIWAVRFDTSGSLRDKSVIPKDKSSLGVNPEMVWRARRKFDELGMNNLKIMVSGGFNQEKIDLFETLEVPVDLYGVGSSLLKQKVDFTADIVEVDGRPCAKVGRKKGDFSRLKVVEKNYWEY; translated from the coding sequence ATGGATTTAAACGATACTAATAAAAGATTACATCCAAAACTCTTTAAAGTACCCATCGACAAAATAAGAATGGGCTATTACACCGACAAATATTTCACAAGGTATGTAGAAGTCCTAAAAAAAGACAAGAGAAAAGTAAATGTAACCTATCAATTCTTCCCAAGGGCAGACTGTGTAGTAGTTGGACTAGACGAAGCGTTAGCTCTTTTAACTTACGGAACAGGTTACTACAAAGATGAAGAAAAGGCAAAAGAGATCTTTGATGAAATTTTAACCATAGAAAGAGCAATACAAGACGCCTCTACACGAATGGACAAAGAAGAACTTCTAAATTGCACAAATAAAAAATGGGACCTAAGAATGTTATTAAACAGTTTATGGGTAGATAAATGGGACGAAATAGAAGTATTAGCTTTAAACGATGGAGACGAAGCGAAGAGTATGGAACCTGTTTTCGTAATCGAGGGTAATCCTGTTTATTTTGGGTATTTGGAAACGCTTCTTTTAGGGGTAATGGCAAGGGCTTCTAGTACGGCTACCGCTGTAAAGAAAGTTGTCAATGCTGCCAAAGGAAAACCGATTTTATTTTTCAGTGCAAGATTCGACCATTTTTGGGTTCAAACAACCGACGGTTATGCAGCTTTGAAAGCTGGAGCCTTTGGGGTATCTACCGATGCAAACGCTGATTATTGGGGGGTTGAATCTCTAGGAACAATACCTCATGCCTTAATTGCCGCTTACAATGGTAACACCTCAGACGCAGCTATAGCTTTCAACAAATACGTAGATGGTCACGTAAATAGAATGGTGTTAGTAGACTGGGACAACGACGTTATCGGAACGACCATCAAAGTAGCAAAAGACTTTTACGAACACATATACGGTGAAAAACCCAATATTGACAGGGGAGACTTGTCTAAGATAATTGGTGAAGGAAAAGACAAAATTTGGGCAGTTAGATTCGACACATCCGGATCCTTAAGGGACAAATCCGTTATTCCAAAAGACAAATCATCTTTAGGAGTTAACCCGGAGATGGTCTGGCGGGCGAGGAGAAAATTCGATGAACTAGGAATGAACAATTTAAAAATAATGGTCTCAGGGGGATTCAACCAAGAAAAAATTGATTTATTTGAAACCCTTGAAGTTCCCGTAGATCTCTACGGTGTTGGATCATCGTTACTGAAACAAAAAGTTGACTTCACAGCCGATATAGTAGAAGTCGATGGTAGGCCTTGTGCGAAAGTAGGAAGAAAAAAAGGAGACTTCTCAAGATTAAAAGTCGTCGAAAAAAATTATTGGGAATACTAA
- the smc gene encoding chromosome segregation protein SMC produces MKLLSLEIEGFKSFGRRTYFNLDKNIIAIIGPNGSGKSNIVDAIRWLLGEQSQKQMRISEKNDVLHIGSNGSDSSNYAKVSLVVQNDNNEKIKISKILEKDESNKYYVNNKVATLKEVQNVFNKGTGKSFYSIIGQGQIGEIVNSSPENIRDIVLDASNIATYLEKKEISINLLNKTTENLDRINDLLFVVDKRLKSLSIRAGRAKKYLEYRNEIKRIGKMYFGASKISFLKKIETYQKEIQENSQRMKSLLSELFEVERSYRNLKSEIEDTDKQLSINGDMVENYRQRVQTIENEKNHLTEELNENNSSIISKEWELNSLEEKMNKLEQQLKELSKNERDFREIEEKTQNKTNLINEKKNSIIQEIEKQEESLKTLESELSKASQEKERKETELKNLQTTYSSNQERINLLKDQINTLKTKLENNLQKMKEIEELLSHTKGTEIQLEQRLKKKFDELKHTENSYNTLLSEIDSLQQNEKNLFYTYQSLTRQINEYEGFSTTIKEFFKVFKDDDNVVDVVANLINTEEKYEEAVSTIASSRIQNIVIKNSSKAKEYLDLVKKGNNGKITLLPLDLLRTEVRLPKNFLKEPGTIDFVINLVNYTQEYRKVMEYVFSNSLLVDNIETAIKISKMKYPGNIVTLSGELVYSSGAITGGKSKYDHSSTVLKRKREISEIEEDLNKIRNDLANKQTLYNKVKEKLNLQKEELESTKDELRQATVTKNAHDLDYKKIKEEIKNLQESITFYNERLANYEEKTKTLDQEIQSLKMEIENNHQNTTQTTKKMQQIEETIKEKRTLLNQIEKELIGQEMELKSIKEKYEYYKNQKSAIENELKEIKIKQQKTKESFDSLKEKNDKINQAINELNKEKDSLNNEISKLFELMKQSRTGKYDKAKDLENYENRIDKLKTEINTIKQKNQEIEFEIKEANHNIQFLNEKAQNLEINEEEFELKELPEKDIQALGNKQKELESSLKKLGSVDLTVLDEYEEVEKEYQENLKNKEDIMKSINSLKQSIKNLDEEAQRQFNTFFNNLNKEFSFFISKLFPNGYGELRLIGEGKEFEKGIQISVKKSGMNFQKLSLFSGGEKALIAIAFLFSLMNLNPSPFYILDEIDAPLDDLNAAKISDLILENSKKSQFLIITHNKIVMEIAELFYGITMREGTTYIVPVDFKELER; encoded by the coding sequence TTGAAACTCTTATCCCTAGAGATAGAGGGTTTTAAAAGTTTTGGCAGAAGAACATATTTTAATTTAGATAAAAATATTATCGCGATAATCGGTCCAAACGGATCGGGGAAATCAAACATTGTAGACGCGATTAGATGGTTATTAGGAGAGCAATCTCAAAAACAGATGAGAATATCAGAAAAAAACGATGTATTGCACATAGGAAGCAATGGAAGTGACTCTTCCAACTATGCAAAAGTTTCGCTAGTAGTACAAAACGACAACAATGAAAAAATTAAAATCTCAAAAATATTGGAGAAAGACGAATCCAACAAGTACTATGTAAACAACAAAGTCGCCACACTTAAAGAAGTGCAAAATGTATTCAACAAAGGAACCGGGAAAAGCTTTTACTCGATTATTGGACAAGGCCAAATTGGTGAAATAGTTAACTCCTCGCCTGAAAATATTAGAGATATCGTGTTGGATGCTTCAAACATAGCCACGTACTTAGAAAAAAAAGAAATATCGATCAATCTATTGAATAAGACAACTGAAAATTTAGACAGAATCAACGATTTACTATTCGTTGTAGATAAAAGATTAAAATCTTTATCCATTAGGGCTGGTAGGGCAAAAAAATACCTTGAATATCGTAATGAAATCAAAAGAATAGGAAAGATGTACTTTGGTGCTTCTAAAATATCTTTCCTAAAAAAGATAGAAACATATCAAAAGGAGATACAAGAAAATTCTCAAAGAATGAAATCTCTGCTATCAGAGCTTTTTGAAGTAGAAAGAAGCTATAGAAATTTAAAAAGCGAAATAGAAGATACTGACAAACAACTATCCATCAACGGAGACATGGTAGAAAACTACAGGCAAAGGGTTCAAACGATAGAAAATGAAAAAAACCATTTAACAGAAGAACTGAATGAGAACAACTCTTCAATAATAAGCAAAGAGTGGGAATTAAACTCTTTAGAAGAAAAAATGAACAAGCTTGAACAACAGTTAAAAGAACTCTCTAAAAACGAAAGAGATTTTAGAGAAATAGAAGAAAAAACCCAAAACAAAACAAACCTTATAAACGAAAAAAAGAATAGTATTATACAGGAAATAGAAAAACAAGAAGAATCGCTCAAAACCTTAGAATCCGAATTATCAAAGGCATCTCAAGAAAAAGAAAGGAAAGAAACAGAACTAAAAAACCTCCAAACAACATACAGCAGTAACCAAGAAAGAATTAACTTACTAAAAGATCAAATAAATACCTTGAAAACAAAATTAGAAAACAATTTACAAAAAATGAAAGAAATAGAAGAACTACTCTCTCATACAAAAGGCACTGAAATTCAATTAGAACAAAGATTAAAAAAGAAATTCGACGAGTTAAAACACACGGAAAACTCTTACAATACCCTTTTATCAGAAATTGACTCTCTTCAACAAAATGAAAAGAATCTGTTTTACACATATCAATCTTTAACCAGGCAGATCAACGAATACGAAGGATTCTCAACAACGATAAAAGAATTTTTCAAAGTCTTTAAAGATGACGATAACGTAGTGGATGTCGTTGCCAATTTAATTAACACAGAAGAAAAATATGAAGAAGCGGTCTCGACAATAGCCAGTTCAAGAATACAAAACATAGTAATAAAAAATTCGTCAAAGGCAAAAGAGTATTTGGATCTTGTGAAAAAAGGCAATAATGGAAAAATCACCCTTCTTCCACTTGATCTATTAAGGACTGAAGTACGATTACCAAAAAACTTCTTAAAAGAACCCGGCACCATAGACTTTGTAATCAATTTAGTAAACTACACTCAAGAATATCGAAAGGTTATGGAGTACGTTTTCTCTAACTCACTGTTAGTCGATAATATCGAAACAGCTATAAAAATATCGAAAATGAAGTATCCTGGAAATATTGTCACTCTCAGCGGCGAGTTAGTCTACTCTTCTGGTGCCATAACCGGAGGAAAATCTAAATACGATCATTCTTCTACGGTTCTTAAAAGAAAAAGAGAGATCTCTGAAATAGAAGAAGATCTTAACAAAATCAGAAACGACCTTGCAAACAAACAAACCCTATACAACAAAGTAAAAGAAAAACTTAATCTTCAAAAAGAAGAATTAGAATCAACAAAAGACGAGTTAAGGCAAGCAACAGTAACAAAAAACGCACATGACCTTGACTACAAAAAAATAAAGGAAGAAATTAAAAATCTGCAAGAAAGTATAACTTTCTACAACGAAAGATTAGCAAACTATGAAGAAAAAACCAAAACCCTTGATCAAGAGATACAATCATTAAAAATGGAAATCGAAAATAACCATCAAAATACTACTCAAACGACTAAGAAAATGCAACAAATCGAAGAAACCATCAAAGAAAAAAGAACTTTACTCAATCAAATAGAAAAAGAGCTTATAGGCCAAGAAATGGAGTTAAAGAGCATAAAAGAAAAGTACGAATACTACAAAAATCAAAAGTCAGCAATTGAAAATGAATTAAAAGAAATAAAAATTAAACAGCAAAAAACTAAAGAATCCTTTGATAGCTTAAAAGAAAAGAACGATAAAATAAACCAAGCCATAAACGAACTCAATAAAGAAAAAGACTCTCTCAACAACGAAATTTCAAAATTATTTGAACTGATGAAACAAAGTAGGACAGGCAAATACGACAAGGCCAAAGACTTGGAAAATTATGAAAATCGTATAGACAAGTTAAAAACTGAAATAAATACAATAAAACAAAAAAATCAAGAGATTGAATTTGAAATAAAAGAAGCCAACCACAACATACAATTCCTAAACGAAAAAGCCCAAAACTTAGAAATTAACGAAGAAGAGTTCGAGCTAAAAGAATTGCCCGAGAAAGACATCCAGGCACTTGGGAACAAACAAAAAGAATTGGAAAGTTCATTAAAAAAGCTAGGTTCGGTTGATTTAACTGTTTTAGACGAATACGAAGAAGTAGAAAAAGAATACCAAGAAAATCTAAAAAACAAAGAAGACATAATGAAATCCATAAATTCTCTTAAACAAAGTATAAAAAATCTAGACGAAGAAGCTCAACGACAATTCAACACATTTTTTAACAATCTGAACAAAGAATTCTCATTCTTCATCTCAAAACTTTTTCCAAATGGATACGGTGAACTCAGGTTAATTGGTGAGGGCAAAGAGTTTGAAAAAGGGATCCAAATATCTGTAAAAAAATCTGGGATGAACTTTCAAAAGCTCTCTCTCTTTTCAGGAGGAGAAAAAGCTCTCATAGCTATAGCTTTTCTCTTCTCACTCATGAATCTAAACCCGAGTCCTTTTTATATACTAGATGAAATCGATGCCCCTTTGGATGACCTAAACGCTGCCAAAATATCAGACTTAATATTAGAGAACTCTAAAAAGTCTCAATTTTTGATAATAACCCACAATAAAATAGTGATGGAAATTGCCGAGCTTTTTTACGGAATAACCATGAGGGAAGGAACTACGTACATAGTTCCCGTTGATTTCAAGGAGTTGGAAAGATGA
- a CDS encoding methylated-DNA--[protein]-cysteine S-methyltransferase, translating to MKAVIGTPIGSVIIYVKNDKITKIRLTFQKEGWAARQKNKDFPSLDGSAARQKNKDFPSLDGWAAGRRGVNKNENYYNSKTKKHFDIIYAYLYGDLQKIPKEIFDFPGETAFVKRVYETLYNTKKGSVITYKELASKAGNPKAYRTVGNLMKKNPLPIIIPCHRVIKSDGSIGKFTPTIKWKKYLLDLEKNLSEGGKNGFKRY from the coding sequence ATGAAAGCCGTAATAGGAACTCCTATCGGTAGTGTGATAATCTATGTCAAAAATGACAAGATAACTAAGATAAGGCTAACCTTTCAAAAAGAAGGGTGGGCTGCAAGACAAAAGAATAAAGATTTTCCTTCCTTAGACGGGTCGGCTGCAAGACAAAAGAATAAAGATTTTCCTTCCTTAGACGGGTGGGCTGCGGGGCGAAGGGGCGTTAATAAAAATGAGAATTATTACAACTCGAAAACAAAGAAACATTTTGATATAATATATGCATATCTATATGGAGATCTCCAAAAAATCCCAAAAGAAATATTCGACTTCCCCGGTGAAACAGCTTTTGTAAAAAGGGTTTACGAAACTCTGTATAACACAAAAAAGGGAAGTGTAATTACCTACAAAGAATTGGCATCAAAGGCTGGAAATCCAAAAGCGTACAGAACTGTAGGAAATTTGATGAAGAAAAACCCTTTACCCATAATTATCCCGTGCCACAGGGTAATAAAAAGCGATGGTAGTATAGGAAAATTCACTCCAACTATCAAGTGGAAAAAATATCTACTCGATTTAGAAAAAAATTTATCAGAAGGTGGAAAAAATGGATTTAAACGATACTAA